TTTTATATTCAAATAAAAGCAACATCGCAAGCATAACAATTAGGGTTATCCCTTGAATTACATCTGCAATGTATGGTGGTATACCTACGCTTCTACTCATCATTTGAGCTCCCGTAATAATAACAGAAAAATATATAGCCGCAAATAGCACACCAAAAGGATTAAGTCCTCCAAGCATGGCAATAACTATACCACTGTATCCGTAGCCAGGAGAAAGATTGTGAATAAGATGATAGTGCACTCCAGCAACTTCGCTAACGCCCGCAAGCCCTGCTATTCCACCACTTAGAACTGAAGCAATAATAATAGTTTTTAATGTGTTAATACCAAGAAAATTGGCAGCTTTAGGGTTTGATCCCGTTGCCCTGATCTCAAATCCAAGTTTCGTTTTTTTAACAATAAAATATGCCACAAAAACTACAGCAACAGCAATTAAAAAGCCAATATGTACTCGCGAGCGGGGAATTAATTGCATAAGCTGTGCATTTTCTGCAATATTAACTGACTCTGGGTATTGTGACACTGGATGTCTCCAGGGTCCTTCTAGAATTGCGCTAACAAAATATATCATAATATAGTTCATAAGAAGCGTGGTAACAACATCATCTACTTTAAACTTAGCTTTGAGATAAGCAGGAATAAAAGACCACACTCCACCGCCTACAAATCCTGCAACAATTACAAGTAAAACATAAAAAACTGGAGGAAGATTAAAATTTTGTATACCAACCCATGTAGCAAGCAGTGCTCCTGCATAAAGCTGCCCCTCTGCGCCAATGTTCCAGTATTTTGCAAGAAACGCAATCGATACGGCGATCCCAGTCAAAATAAGCGGAGTTGCCTTAACAAGCATTTCCAAAAATGCAAACTTCGTCCCAAGCCCGCCATAGAAAAGATAATAAAAAGCTGTAAACGGATTTTTCCGGAGGATCAACAAAAAAATAGAAGAAATTGCAAGAGATATAATTACCGCCAGAATTGGCATTAATATTCTAAACCACCATGGAGGAGGTGTTCTTTTTTCCAACTTAAAGCTAATTAGATTCATGGAGACCTCCCATTCTTGTGCCTGTCATCATTAGCCCAAGTTCCTCTATAGTAAGATCTTTCCTGTCCAATATACCCATGATTTCTCCTTCGTACACCACAAGAACTCTATCGCTTAGCATTAGTATTTCATCAAGATCTTCTGATATAAGAAGAATCCCAACGCCATTTGCCCTCGCGCTAAGTAGTTTAGTATGTATATATTCTGCAGCCCCTACATCTAATCCCCGTATTGGCTGAGATGCTATTATAAACTCGGGATTCCTTGAAAGAACTCTTCCAAGTATCACTTTTTGCAAATTGCCACCAGAAAGCGTCCTGGTTGTCGTATAAATACTGGGAGTTTTGACATCATATTCTTTTATTATTCTTTCTGCGAATTCTTTAACTGGAGAATAGTTTACCAAAAATCCACTTGATAATGGCTTTTTGTCATAAGATTCAACCATAAGATTTTCGAATACGGGAAGATCTAATATGAGACCTTCTTCCATCCTGTCTTCTGGAATTCTTCCTATCCCGAGGTTAATAATCTCTTTTGGTTTTTTACCTGTTATTTCTTTGCCTTTAAAAATAATTCTACCGTCTGTATTTTCTCTTACCCCGCAAAGAACACCTTCTAATTCGCGCTGTCCATTACCAGATACCCCTGCTACTCCAAGAATTTCTCCACTTCTCACCTCAAACGATATTCCCTTTAATGCCTCTATTCCTTTATCATTAAGAGCATGCAAATTCTGCGCTATGAGAAGTGGCTCTCCTCTTTCTGAGATTTCTTTTTTCTCAATAATTTCTAGTACTTCCCTTCCAACCATCAATCTCGCAAGTTCTTTCTTAGTTGTATCTTTTTTGTTTTTCTCCCCTGTGAGTATGCCGTTTCTCAAAATAACGATTCTATCGCTTATCTCCATAACTTCACCTAATTTATGTGAAATAAAAACAACGCTTTTCCCTTCTTTTGTTAATAATCTCAACGTATCAAACAAATTTTCTGCTTCTTGTGGAGTCAAAACTGCGGTAGGTTCGTCAAGTATGAGCACATCAATGTTCCGATAAAGTGCTTTTATAATTTCTGCTCGCTGCTTTTCTCCTACGGATAACTGCCAGATTTTTGCATCTGGATTAACCTCTAGTCCATACTTTTTTGATAACGATATAAGGTCTTTTTTTGCTGACTCAAGATCAATTTCTATGCCTTTTGAAGGAGGCAATCCCAGTATAACATTCTCTGTTACAGTGAATGATTTTACTAAAGTAAAATGCTGGTGCACCATACCTATCCCAAGGGATATCGCATCTTTGGGAGACTCTATATCAACCTTTTTACCTTTTACATAGATTTTGCCGCTATCCATAGAATACATCCCGTACAAAATTTTCATTAGAGTTGTTTTGCCAGCGCCGTTTTCTCCAAGAAGAGTTACTACTTCACCTTTATAAATATCAAAATCAATATCATTATTTGCAACTGTATGCAAAAAGGTTTTTCTGATATTTCTCATCTCCACAACTTTTTCCATGCTCACCTCACGCTAATACCAATTGAGCACAGGAAATTTCCTGTGCTCAATTGGTTCTCTGTTAATTACTAATTAGTCTCCTTTTGGAGTTGATTCATCTACTGAAACTCTAAATGTTCCATCTAGAATTTCTTGTTCTTTATTTTTAACCATTTCAATAATATCTGCAGGGAGCGTATCTTCAAAACCATAGAAAGGAGCAAGATAAGCGCCACCTTTGCCCATCATTGACCAATCCTTAAGATCCTGGGCTTGATAAGCTCCGAGTTTAATAGACTCTACCAGGTATTTAACTGTTGGGAACATATTCCAGATAGGTCCGGTAATTACTGTTTCAGGAGCAAGTAAATTTTGATCCTGCATATTACCAATAGCATAAACATCTCTTTCTTTACAGGCATCAATAACACCATATCTTTCTGCATAAAGAACATCTGCTCCAGCATCTATCTGTGCCATTGCAGCTTCTTTTGCCTTTGGTGGATCGAACCAGCATCCAATAAATGAAACCTTTACTTTCACATCCGGATTTACTTCCTTTGCACCTTCTATAAACGCATTTACAATTCTATTTACTTCAGGAACAGGAACACCGCCCACAACACCAAGAATATTAGTTGTTGTAATCTTACCTGCGATCATACCTGCAAGATATGCTGGCTCATGAATCCAATCATCAAATACCGAGAAATTTGGTTCAGCAAGTCCTCCACCAGAACCAAATGCAAAAGCAATTTCCGGATAATCTTTAGCCACTCTTCTTACGGCATCTTCAGCACCAAAAGCATCGCCCATAATAAGGTCGAATCCTTTGTCTGCATATTCTCTCACCACTCTTTCAAAATCAGATGAACTTATATTTTCTGCCCATTCATAATCAACATCAAGCTCATCTCTCGCCTTTAAAAGTGCTTCGTGTATACAACCATCCCATGGTTCTTCAATAGGCGTTGCAAAAATAGAAGCTACTTTTAATTTCGTTTCTTCTGGTTTTTCCTCAGGTGCAGCTTCTGGCGCACAACCAGAAATTACAAGCGCAAGCACCATAAATAACACTAAACCCATTAAAATACTTTTTCTTTTCACGTTCTTCCTCCTTTTTTATTTAACTACTTAAATAAGATACTTTTCACGGTTAACAAGCTTGCCGTGACTTATCACATAGAGAGGCTCATCGTGATTACGTATTGCCTCTCTCACACTGTTTTCCCTTAGCACGACAAAATTTGCCTGTGCTCCTTCTTTTAACATAAAGTTCTTTAGCCCAATTGACTTTGCCGCATCAACAGTAACCATATCATACAGTTTCTCCATATCTTCGCGAGAGGTCATCCACAATATGTGAGAAGAAAGAAATACTACTTCTAATAAATTGTTTCTGCCATATGGATAATATGCATCTGATATGTCGTCCTGCCCAAGAACTACAAGCACTCCAGCATCAAGAAGCTCTCTAATGCGAGCATGTAAAGGACCTGTATGAGGGTCACTTACAACTCCCATCTCTGCCTTTTTTAAAAGAGCAATGACTTTCTGTAAATAAGGACCTGGATACATTGACATCGCTCTTGCATGGTGTGCAAGGCTTCTACCAAAACGATTTTCTTGAATCGTTTTTACAGCAAGCATTTCCAGTGTTCTAAGGCCTGGGTCTCCTGCATCATCTACAAGCATAGAAATATCCTTATCATATTTGTTGGCAATTTCAAACATTGCATCAATGTGAGTTTGCTCGTCCTCTTCGGTAAACTCTATCCAGGGTATTCCGCCAACAACATCTGCTCCCATTTTTATTGCTTCTTCGATAAGTTCTTTTGCACCGAATTCTCTTACAACTCCATCCTGAGGGAACGCAACAATTTGCAATTCCACTACATCTTTAAACTCTTCTTTTGCCTTTAGTAACGCTTTAATTCCTTCAAGTTTAGCCTTGTTATCAACATCTGCAAATGCTCTAATATGGGTTACCCCGTTCAATGCTGCAAGTTTCATTGAACGCCTCACATTTTCGATAATCCACTCCTCGGCATATTTTTCCTTAATCTTGGAAGCCAACTCAATAGCGTTCATTGCTTTACCCATACCTGCTTCGTGATAATCTTTAAGTGCTTCTTCATCCATCATTTCAAGGGTATATACTTTACACAGGTGAAGGTGTGTATTTATAAACGACTCTGTTGCCAGTTTTCCACTTGCATCAATTTCCTTTTCACCTTTTCCGCTTAACTTCTCTCCTATGCTTGTGATTAGTCCGTCTTTAACGCCAATATCCACAAGTGTTTCGGAAAGTCCTCTTGTACGTGCATTTCGCACTACAAGGTCAAATTCTTTTACTTCTCCTTCCATCAAATTATTTCTCCTCCTTTCTTTATTCCTTCATATATTCTCTTGCAAGTTTTGCTGCTCTTTCAAAATCTTTTTTATCCTGTTTCGCATAACTTTCATTTTTTTGTACAAGTTTTGCTGCATTAAAAATAGATTCGTAACCCGTGCACCTGCAAAGATGTTTACTAAGAACCTCTTTTAGCCTGTCGTTAGAAACATCAGGCTCTTTACTAAATAAAGCGTATAATTCCATAACAATCCCTGGTGTACAAAACCCGCACTGCACTGCATTTGCATCCACAAATGCCTGCTGGATGGGGTGTAGTTTTTTCCCGTTAGCCAAGCCCTCTATTGTAAGAATATTTGCTCCTTCGAGTGTTTTAAATAAAACCTTACAGCTCCTAACAGCTTCTCCGCTTACAACTACCGTACAAGCACCGCAAACCCCGTAGCCACAACCAAACTTTGTTCCCGTAAGGCCCATTCTGTCTCTTAGAACATAAAGAAGTGTATCACCTTCTTCAAAATAAATTGTTTCTTTTTTTCCGTTCAGCATAAGTGTGATATTTTTCATTACCGCACCTCCGTGTCTCCATCAATTACAGCTTTAATCTTATCTGGTGTAAGCGGGATTTCGTAGAAATCATAACCAATTGCATCGTAGATTGCATTCAATATGGCAGGAGCTACTCCCACCATTGGATGTTCTCCTATTCCTCGTGCTCCAAATGGCCCTATTTCATCATGAGTTTCTACAAACTCTATCGTCTGTTTCCCGGGCATATCATAAATTGTTGGCAGTTTATACTGCAACAGGTTGGCATTAACTAATTTTCCGTTTTTATCAAATTTTATTTCTTCCATAAGAGTCTCGCCAATACCCATAACAACACCGCCTACAACCTGCCCTCTGGCATTAGAGGGGTTTATTACTCTCCCTATGTCAATAGAGGTAGCAAAGTTATCAATAATAACCTTACCCGTTTTCTTTTCGATCCGAAGTTCACACCCTTGAACCCCCATTGTATAACTCACGCCTGTCCTTCCCATTCCAGTTTCTGGATCTGGATTTTGAGCACCTGGCAATCTAAAATCGCTTGACACCTGAACAACATCACCAATTGTTGTTCCGTCTTTCGTAATATAACCACGGCAAATCTTGCTGACAGGAACTTTTACATCTGGATATGATCTGTCATAAACATAATTACCGTCATATTCAAGCACACCAACATCCCTATGCAGTACTAAAGCCGCATTTTTCTTCAACATCTCGATTGCTTTATTTGCAGCTTTTATTATGGCGTTACCTCCCTGGAATGTAAACATGGACCCCACTGTTTGCCACTCCCATGGCGAAAATTGTGTATCAATTTCGTTGTAAACTCTAACTTTTTCTAATGGCAGTTTTAATGCTTCTGCAGCAATCTGCCTTACAAGGATAAAGAGCCCTTGCCCGACATCAGCACCAGCCATATTAACAGAAACACTTCCATCAACATTAAATTTTATATGGCATCCTTTGGCTGCAAATGTTGGAGCCTTTGGAGATTTAATCAGCCCAGCAATACCTCTTCCATAGTAATAATTTTCATCTTCTTTTGGTTTTTCTTTGTAAAATATCGCTCTTTCCACATTATCAATACATTTATACAGGTTCCCATCACTCTTCTTCATCGTTTCCCCTACAACGTTTGATTTACCTACAGAAAGAAAATTTTTCTTTCTGATATCAATCGGAGACATATGTAATTTGCGAGCAACAATATCCACAAGACGCTCAAGAGCAAACTGTATTTCAGGATGTCCGTAGGCTCGCAACGCTCCAACTGGTGGGGTATTTGTATAAACAGAGTATCCAGTTACGTCAGCATTAGGAAATTCGTAAACTCCGCTCGCAGATTGTGTTGCAACGATTAATACATTCGATCCTGTATCTGCGTATGCCCCCGTAGATAAGTACAGTTTTGCTTCCATGGCAGTAAATGTGCCATTTTTCTTTGCTCCAATTTTCATTTTTGTTCTTATGCCTCGTCCTAAAAACGTACTTGTAAAATCTTCCTGTCTTGAGACTTTCAATTTTATTGGATGCCCAGGAGCAAAGCTTGCGATATATGCAATAAGCGGACCTAACGAAGGATCGGATTTATAACCAAAACACCCTCCTATGTATGGCACATGAACCCTCACATCACTTATAGGAAGATCAAATAAATTTGCAACTTCCTCTCTTACGGCAAAAGATCCCACATTGGATGTCCAAATTTCAATTGTATTATCCATTCTGAAGAGAGCTATTGCGCCATGTACTTCAATGGCTGCCGATGACATAAGCGGAAAATTAAACTCTCTTTCTACTACAACGTCTGCCTCTTTAAATCCTTTGACAGCATCACCTTTTTTTATCCTATAATGCACAGCAATGTTTGTTTTTGGTATTGGTTCATAAAGAGGAGATACATGAAAATATTCATCACTATTTTCATGTATAAGGCATGCATCCTCTTTGATTGCTTCCATTGCATTTGTGTAGACTGGAAGTGGTTCATATTCAACTTTTATTTTTTTAAGTGCCTCTCGTGCATGTTTTTCAGTATCAGCTACAACTGCTGCCACTGCATCGCCAATATGACGAACTTTATCCACAGCCATAGGCATCATATCTTTTATACAATCACCATAATGTTTTTTCCATTCCTTACCTGTTATAACTTTATACACGCCAAGCATTTTTTCAGCTTCTACTGTATCGATAGATAAAATCTTAGCGTGAGCATATTTTGGACGTAATATTTGAGCATGAAGCATCCCGGGAAGCTTGATGTCATCAATGAATATAGCCTCCCCGGTTACTCTCTCTAAGACATCAGGGCGATATTTAACATCTTTGCCAATATGTTTAAGGCTCATTTGGTCCACCTTCCCGAAGCATTTTGAATTTGAATATAAATTTATTATATATAAAAAAATTGCGCAGTCAAGGAAATTAATCACACCTTTTTAATAAGACCAAAGAAACAGAGCAAATAGACGCTAAATAAAAAGCGTCTATTTATTTCAATTAGAAAGCTTATGTAAAAACCAGCGTAAAAACTAGATTTAGCAAACATAGATACTAAAAAACTATTTACCTATACAAAAACGCGAAAAAATTGTATCAAGAATTTCCATTGAAACTTCTTCTCCAGTGAGTATTCCAAGCAAAATAATTGCTTCTTTTAGTTCTTCCGAAACAAGTTCGTTTCTGCCTGAGATTACAAGCTCTTTTGCCTTTTTAAGATGCTTGACTGCATCCTTTAAACAGTTCTTTTCTCTCTCTGTTGTGATAAGGGAAGTCTCTATCTCTTTGGGAAGGATTTTATCATAGATTATCTGTTCAAGAACCTTAATGCCTTTCTTTTTAAGCGCAGAAATTTGAATAATATCTTCATTATTAAATAAACTTTTTAGCTCTTTTATTGTAAGTCTCGCAGGAAGATCTGTTTTATTTAATACAATAATACGATCCTTTCCGTCTGTAAGTTTGGCAAATTTTTTGTCTTCTGCCGTAAGCATTTCACTTGCATCAAACATAAAAAGTATAATATCTCCCCGTTGAATTGCTTTTACGCTTCTTTCTTTCCCTAAAACTTCAATAACCTCTTTGGTTTCTCTTACTCCTGCCGTATCGATAAATCGAACAGGAATACCAAAAAAATCTATCATCTCTTCTACCGTATCCCTTGTTGTCCCCGGAATTTCACTAACAATGGCTCTATCGAATTTTAAAAGAGCATTAAGCAGTGTAGATTTCCCAACATTTGTCCTTCCTGCAATCACAACCTTTGTCCCTTCTTCAATTCTTTTTCCTGTTTTGTATGTTGAAAGAAGCGATTTGATGAGATTAAGAACATCGGTAATCTGCTTATCAAGTTGGCCAGTACTTAGTGTCTCTACATCAAATGGAAAATCTATTGCTCCCTCTATGGCTGAGATAGTATAAAGTAACCTCTTTTTTATCTCGAATATCTTATCGCTTATTCCACCAAAAAGTCTGCCTGATGCAACCTTTAACGCCTTCTCTGTTTTTGCTTCAATCAATTCAATTACTGCTTCAGCTTCAATAAGATCTAGCTTGTCATTAAGAAAAGCACGCTTTGTAAATTCTCCTCTTTCCGCAAGACGTGCACCAAGTCGAATGAGGATTTTAACCACTAACTCAAGATTCTTTACTCCGCCATGCATCTGAATTTCCAAAACATCCTCTCCCGTATAGGAATGTGGGGATTTAAAGTAAATGGCAATACCTGTATCGATACGCTCTTTCGTAATTGGATTAAAAATATACCCATTATAAACTGTTCTGGGGCTTTTAATAGTTGTAGAAAAAACTTTCTGCCCTATAAAAAAAGTGGTGGGACCTGAAAGCCTCACCACTCCTATCCCGCCCAAACCTTTTGGCGTAGAAATTGCTACAATTGTATCATTCACTTTTTTAAATCAACTACAACATGCCTTCTTGGCTCTTTCCCCTCACTATGTGTCCAAATATTAGGATAGTTATGCAGAGCCATATGAATAGTTTTTCTAGCAGAGGCAGACATCGGTTTAAGAGAAACAGGCTCCTTTAATCTCTTTGCACGTAGTGCTGCATTTAAGGCAACAGTCTTAAGCATTTCTATTTGTCTCGACTTGTACCCATTAATATCTAACATAACCATTGGAAAATTTCTATCCTCTTTGTGTGCATATATATTCAATATATACTGAAGGGAACGCAGAACAATCCCTTCTTTCCCTATAAAGAGTCCTGGATTAGAAAGTCCTTCTATGTTAACATAGAAGTTTCCATATTTTTTTTCTATAACAACGGACGGATTTTCCTCTGCCGCCTTAAAAAAACTTTCAAGAAAATTGTTTATTTCTCGTTCTTCCATATTATTTTTCTTCTTTGCCTTTTTTAGGAATTTCCTGTGTTGCTCGTGCAAGATGCTTTAAAATATATAGTTGTTCTCCCGCCTGAACAAATGAGAATGTAATCCAGTAGAGAAGCAGTGATGGAGACCACTTAATCGACCATACTGCAAAAATAACCGGCAAGAAATACATCATCATTTTCATGTTCTGGTCTTGCACCTGTCCTGGCATTTGTGAAGTTTTGCTCTGAACAAACATAGAAACAAGAACAAGTACTGACATAATGTAATATGTATCAGGAGTATTTAAATTACTAAGCCAGAGGAAACGCTCAAGGTTAAACGGTGCATAATTAGTAAGCGAACCAAATAAAACAAGAAGCAGCGGCCACTGCACAAGTAGCGGTAGACACCCTCCAAACATACTCACATTATGCTCTTTATAGAGTTTCATTGTTTCTTGGTTTGCTTTTTGAGGGTCACCTTTATACTTCTTTTGAATCTTTTTAATTTCAGGCTGGAGTTTTGTCATTCCTGCAGTAGATTTAAATTGTTTTTTTGTTAACGGGTGTGTAAGAAGCTTAAGCAACAACGTAACAAGAATAATAGCAAGTCCGTAATTATAAGTAAACTTGTGTAAAAATTCAATAGTGTCTCTCATAGCCTTATAAAATTTATTCGGAGCAACAAGACCGATGATCCCATTCTTTGTGATTGTTTGTAATAATGCGCCGTTATTATCCTTATAACTCACCTGGACTGTCACAGGGTATGCTCTCGCATCAATATAATCGTAAGAAGTAATTGTAAATGTAGCTGTTACCGCTTTCCCAGATTCAATAATAGCAGTGTTGGCTATTTCTTTTACATCGACTTCTCTTGTCCCCTTCCATAATTCAAAGGGTGATAGGTCAGAACGGTTGTCAATTGAAATAAGTTTTACTTTCACATCAGAAATAAAATCAGTTGTATTGTTCGTAATACGGACTGAAAGAGGAATATTTTCCATAGGCCTTCCTCTCCCTGCAATTTGTACAATCACACCAGATTCAGTCACATCCGGAAAACTTACTCCACCAGCACATCCTGTAATAAAAATTGAAAACATAAGCATTCCAATTAAAATTAAAAATACTTTCTTTTTCATGTATCCTCCTTATGGGACAGGGTCGTTTCCTCCAGGGAAAAAAGGATTACATCGCAAAACTCTTTTTACTGCAAGCCATCCACCCCTCTTTACCCCATATTTTTCAACTGCTTGAACTGCATAATCAGAGCAAGTCGGGATAAAACGGCATGTCGGTGGTTTTAACGGTGAAATATAACGTCTATAAAATTTAAGAGCGAAGAGTAAAAAAGTTTTCATTCCTTACACTCCTTTCTTAAAATCCCTGACAAATCTATTAAAACATCCTGCATTTTAACAGTTGTTATACTTTTCTTTGCAACAATGACATAACTTCTATCCTTCAATAGTTTATCCTCAATTTTTAAAAACGATTCTCTCATTAATCGTTTCGCTCTATTCCGCTCTACAGCATTCCCTACTTTTTTAGATGTAATAAATCCAACTTTCCCTTGTGTTCGATTCGAAACAAACACAACAACAAAATGCCCAAAGTATTTCTTTGAGTTTTCCAGTACATCTTTAAAGTCTTTCCCTTTAAGCCTTTCCCACAATTTCAATCTATACTGAAAGCTTTATCCTGCTTTTTGTTCTTCTTCTGTTTAAAATTCTTCTGCCGCCAGGCGATTTCATCCTTTTCCTGAATCCCAAATGTCTGGCACGTTTCTTATTATGCGGTTTATAATTTATCCTCATAAAAACCTCCTTAAAATTTCACATCTTACTATATCAAAACTTTAATAATAGTCAACCATTTTTTCTCCAGTTTAGTCCTTCATCTTGCAAACAGGGCAAAGTGGGCCCTCGCCTTTAAACAAAGTACCACATTTCTTGCACATCTTATACCCTAACTGTCCTTTTAACCTCTCATTTTTTTTATAAAAGGTAAGTAGTTCAACATATTTCTCTTTAAGCTCTTTCTCGACCTTTAACCTATCCGCTACAGATTTTACCCAATCAATGTCGCTTTGTGTAAGTTTTATATCCTGATAAGAAAGATATTCATCTTCTTTGGTTCTTTCCCTTACCTTCTTTTGTATTTGTGATACTAATTTAAATTTAATATTTTTGATTGGTGAATCTGGGATACTTTCGTTAATTTTCTTTAGTATATCCGTTTTCATGAATGTAAGTTCTCGCATAAATAATGGGCTTATCACTCCTATAAAAATTGTATTTTCTTTATAAAAAATAGGCGTTGTATAGTTGGAAAGTTTTTCACCAACAATCTCGCCCCACTTTAAAAGCGCAAGATTTCCTTTAATTTTGACATAAATTTGCTTTTTTTGAAGAACGCTGTCTAAAATATATTTAAGAGTATTCATAATGAAATAATCTTTGCTTTATCGAGTACGGCCTCAGGAATAATATTTAAATTCAGGGTTGTTAAAAATATTTGTCCATCTTCTGTCATTCTTAAAACATTGTCGCGGCGTGTTTCATCAAGATCAGAAAAAAAATCATCCATTAAAAGTATTGGTTCTTCCCCTCTTTTCTCTTTAATAGATTCCTTTTCTACAAAGCGCATTGCAAAGGCTATACTATATGCCTCGCCTAAAGAACTAAACTCTCTTGCCTGGATGCCATCCATTAAAATTTCTAATTCATCAAGGTGCGGCCCAAAAAGTGTTCGTTTCCTTTG
The Caldisericota bacterium DNA segment above includes these coding regions:
- a CDS encoding ABC transporter permease, with protein sequence MNLISFKLEKRTPPPWWFRILMPILAVIISLAISSIFLLILRKNPFTAFYYLFYGGLGTKFAFLEMLVKATPLILTGIAVSIAFLAKYWNIGAEGQLYAGALLATWVGIQNFNLPPVFYVLLVIVAGFVGGGVWSFIPAYLKAKFKVDDVVTTLLMNYIMIYFVSAILEGPWRHPVSQYPESVNIAENAQLMQLIPRSRVHIGFLIAVAVVFVAYFIVKKTKLGFEIRATGSNPKAANFLGINTLKTIIIASVLSGGIAGLAGVSEVAGVHYHLIHNLSPGYGYSGIVIAMLGGLNPFGVLFAAIYFSVIITGAQMMSRSVGIPPYIADVIQGITLIVMLAMLLLFEYKISIRRGK
- a CDS encoding (2Fe-2S)-binding protein, producing the protein MKNITLMLNGKKETIYFEEGDTLLYVLRDRMGLTGTKFGCGYGVCGACTVVVSGEAVRSCKVLFKTLEGANILTIEGLANGKKLHPIQQAFVDANAVQCGFCTPGIVMELYALFSKEPDVSNDRLKEVLSKHLCRCTGYESIFNAAKLVQKNESYAKQDKKDFERAAKLAREYMKE
- a CDS encoding amidohydrolase family protein; translated protein: MEGEVKEFDLVVRNARTRGLSETLVDIGVKDGLITSIGEKLSGKGEKEIDASGKLATESFINTHLHLCKVYTLEMMDEEALKDYHEAGMGKAMNAIELASKIKEKYAEEWIIENVRRSMKLAALNGVTHIRAFADVDNKAKLEGIKALLKAKEEFKDVVELQIVAFPQDGVVREFGAKELIEEAIKMGADVVGGIPWIEFTEEDEQTHIDAMFEIANKYDKDISMLVDDAGDPGLRTLEMLAVKTIQENRFGRSLAHHARAMSMYPGPYLQKVIALLKKAEMGVVSDPHTGPLHARIRELLDAGVLVVLGQDDISDAYYPYGRNNLLEVVFLSSHILWMTSREDMEKLYDMVTVDAAKSIGLKNFMLKEGAQANFVVLRENSVREAIRNHDEPLYVISHGKLVNREKYLI
- a CDS encoding xanthine dehydrogenase family protein molybdopterin-binding subunit, whose amino-acid sequence is MSLKHIGKDVKYRPDVLERVTGEAIFIDDIKLPGMLHAQILRPKYAHAKILSIDTVEAEKMLGVYKVITGKEWKKHYGDCIKDMMPMAVDKVRHIGDAVAAVVADTEKHAREALKKIKVEYEPLPVYTNAMEAIKEDACLIHENSDEYFHVSPLYEPIPKTNIAVHYRIKKGDAVKGFKEADVVVEREFNFPLMSSAAIEVHGAIALFRMDNTIEIWTSNVGSFAVREEVANLFDLPISDVRVHVPYIGGCFGYKSDPSLGPLIAYIASFAPGHPIKLKVSRQEDFTSTFLGRGIRTKMKIGAKKNGTFTAMEAKLYLSTGAYADTGSNVLIVATQSASGVYEFPNADVTGYSVYTNTPPVGALRAYGHPEIQFALERLVDIVARKLHMSPIDIRKKNFLSVGKSNVVGETMKKSDGNLYKCIDNVERAIFYKEKPKEDENYYYGRGIAGLIKSPKAPTFAAKGCHIKFNVDGSVSVNMAGADVGQGLFILVRQIAAEALKLPLEKVRVYNEIDTQFSPWEWQTVGSMFTFQGGNAIIKAANKAIEMLKKNAALVLHRDVGVLEYDGNYVYDRSYPDVKVPVSKICRGYITKDGTTIGDVVQVSSDFRLPGAQNPDPETGMGRTGVSYTMGVQGCELRIEKKTGKVIIDNFATSIDIGRVINPSNARGQVVGGVVMGIGETLMEEIKFDKNGKLVNANLLQYKLPTIYDMPGKQTIEFVETHDEIGPFGARGIGEHPMVGVAPAILNAIYDAIGYDFYEIPLTPDKIKAVIDGDTEVR
- the mnmE gene encoding tRNA uridine-5-carboxymethylaminomethyl(34) synthesis GTPase MnmE — translated: MNDTIVAISTPKGLGGIGVVRLSGPTTFFIGQKVFSTTIKSPRTVYNGYIFNPITKERIDTGIAIYFKSPHSYTGEDVLEIQMHGGVKNLELVVKILIRLGARLAERGEFTKRAFLNDKLDLIEAEAVIELIEAKTEKALKVASGRLFGGISDKIFEIKKRLLYTISAIEGAIDFPFDVETLSTGQLDKQITDVLNLIKSLLSTYKTGKRIEEGTKVVIAGRTNVGKSTLLNALLKFDRAIVSEIPGTTRDTVEEMIDFFGIPVRFIDTAGVRETKEVIEVLGKERSVKAIQRGDIILFMFDASEMLTAEDKKFAKLTDGKDRIIVLNKTDLPARLTIKELKSLFNNEDIIQISALKKKGIKVLEQIIYDKILPKEIETSLITTEREKNCLKDAVKHLKKAKELVISGRNELVSEELKEAIILLGILTGEEVSMEILDTIFSRFCIGK
- a CDS encoding ABC transporter ATP-binding protein, producing MEKVVEMRNIRKTFLHTVANNDIDFDIYKGEVVTLLGENGAGKTTLMKILYGMYSMDSGKIYVKGKKVDIESPKDAISLGIGMVHQHFTLVKSFTVTENVILGLPPSKGIEIDLESAKKDLISLSKKYGLEVNPDAKIWQLSVGEKQRAEIIKALYRNIDVLILDEPTAVLTPQEAENLFDTLRLLTKEGKSVVFISHKLGEVMEISDRIVILRNGILTGEKNKKDTTKKELARLMVGREVLEIIEKKEISERGEPLLIAQNLHALNDKGIEALKGISFEVRSGEILGVAGVSGNGQRELEGVLCGVRENTDGRIIFKGKEITGKKPKEIINLGIGRIPEDRMEEGLILDLPVFENLMVESYDKKPLSSGFLVNYSPVKEFAERIIKEYDVKTPSIYTTTRTLSGGNLQKVILGRVLSRNPEFIIASQPIRGLDVGAAEYIHTKLLSARANGVGILLISEDLDEILMLSDRVLVVYEGEIMGILDRKDLTIEELGLMMTGTRMGGLHESN
- a CDS encoding BMP family protein → MKRKSILMGLVLFMVLALVISGCAPEAAPEEKPEETKLKVASIFATPIEEPWDGCIHEALLKARDELDVDYEWAENISSSDFERVVREYADKGFDLIMGDAFGAEDAVRRVAKDYPEIAFAFGSGGGLAEPNFSVFDDWIHEPAYLAGMIAGKITTTNILGVVGGVPVPEVNRIVNAFIEGAKEVNPDVKVKVSFIGCWFDPPKAKEAAMAQIDAGADVLYAERYGVIDACKERDVYAIGNMQDQNLLAPETVITGPIWNMFPTVKYLVESIKLGAYQAQDLKDWSMMGKGGAYLAPFYGFEDTLPADIIEMVKNKEQEILDGTFRVSVDESTPKGD